One window of Rhinoraja longicauda isolate Sanriku21f chromosome 9, sRhiLon1.1, whole genome shotgun sequence genomic DNA carries:
- the LOC144596454 gene encoding uncharacterized protein LOC144596454 yields the protein MKTEIPPRRGAVPLPPIHSPGTQPEPSRRAPRKRLQQQQPQQQQQQQQPQQQQQPQQQQQQQQQQQQPQQQQQQQQQQQQQQPQQQQQPQQQQQQQQQKQQQQQQKQQQQQQKQQQQQQQKQQQQQKQQQQKQQQQQQKQPQQQQQQQPQQQQQQQQQQQQQQQQQQQQQQQQQQQPQQQQQQQPQQQQQQQPLQQQQQQPLQQQQQQPLQQQQQQQQPLQQQQQQPLQQQQQQPLQQQQQQPLQQQQQQPLQQQQQQPQQQQQKQPQQQQQKQQKQQQQQQQQQPQQKQQQQPQQQQQKQQQKQKQQQQQPQQMQQPQPQQQQQQPQQMQQPQPQQQQLTTRRREKAPPLCCPAKPPPSDAGSLLKVSLLNEQHRYDDVEYEEEDGGPPDRSVLHKCLEWLQGVENARGPTTGRPGLPQLAS from the coding sequence ATGAAGACGGAGATCCCACCCAGGAGAGGCGCGGTGCCTCTGCCCCCGATCCACAGCCCGGGCACACAGCCGGAGCCCAGCAGGCGGGCACCGAGGAAGagattgcagcagcagcagccacaacaacaacagcagcagcagcagccacaacaacaacagcagccacagcagcagcagcaacaacaacagcaacaacagcagccacaacaacagcagcagcagcagcaacaacaacaacagcagcagccacaacaacagcagcagccacaacaacagcagcagcagcagcaacagaaacaacagcagcagcaacagaaacaacagcagcagcaacagaaacaacagcagcagcagcaacagaaacaacagcagcaacagaAACAGCAACAGCAGAaacagcaacagcagcaacagAAGCAgccacaacagcagcagcaacagcagccacaacagcaacaacaacagcagcagcagcagcagcaacagcaacaacagcagcaacagcaacaacagcagcaacagcaacagcctcaacagcagcaacagcagcagccacaacagcagcaacagcagcagccactacagcagcagcagcagcagccactacagcagcagcagcagcagccactacagcagcagcagcagcagcagcagccactacagcagcagcagcagcagccactacagcagcagcagcagcagccactacagcagcagcagcagcagccactacagcagcagcagcagcagccactacagcagcagcagcagcagccacaaCAGCAGCAACAGAAACAgccacaacagcagcagcagaaacaacagaaacagcagcagcaacaacagcagcaacagccacaacagaagcagcagcagcagccacaaCAACAGCAGCAAAAGCAGCAGCAGAAAcagaaacagcagcagcagcagccacaaCAGATGCAACAGCCGCAgccacaacagcagcagcagcagccacaaCAGATGCAACAGCCGCAGCCACAACAGCAGCAGCTCACCACCCGGCGCAGGGAGAAAGCACCACCTCTTTGCTGTCCGGCCAAGCCGCCCCCGTCCGACGCCGGCAGCTTGCTGAAGGTCTCGCTGCTCAACGAGCAGCACAGGTACGACGACGTGGAGTACGAGGAGGAGGACGGCGGTCCCCCCGACCGCTCGGTGCTACACAAGTGCCTGGAGTGGCTGCAGGGAGTGGAGAACGCCCGTGGGCCAACGACAGGGCGGCCTGGGCTACCCCAGCTGGCCAGCTAA